The Paenibacillus pabuli DNA segment TACAATACAGTTCTTGATATAGCCAGTACCTACCGACGATGTTTCCTTCTTGCTTAATGATCTCAGGTGCAATAAACGTAATCTTATTTAAATTCGTGAACCCTCCACGGGTATCGAATCGAATGACCAAGTCCGAATCCGAGACCAAGTCCGTCACGGTGCAATCATGAAAATGGATCTGGTTACGAATATGTTCAGGAATAGGTTCAGCTAGCTGCGCCTCTCTATATTCCTTCGAGATCATTTGCATTTGAGCTTCATTTAATTTGCTCTGTTTTTTCAACTGCTGCATGACCTCTTTAGTGCAATAACCCAGGGCAAATACACGGATATCTGCAATTTGGTCATAGATCTCTTTCGGTAGTTGTACAATCTTGTTTTCGCAGTTCCATTCCAGATTACTTTTAAATTCTTGTTTGCTGCCTAACTCGTCAAAAGGTGGCCTCGCATCGTAATCTGCAATTAACTTCTCTATATGCTCTCTTTCCTCAGTCGGCATATGATAAACCATCGTATCCTCTTCCGATACCTCATCCCCACTAATAAATTTCTCCGCACGCACAAGAACCGCACCATCCTGCTCTAGCATAAAACGGGGGTCAACATTGTAAACATCTCGTTGAAACTTTACATGCTCTTTTTCTTTTCTTTTATATAATCGAAGATAAAGCTCTTCATCTATTTGTCGAGCTCCGCTGTGTACTCGCATACCAAAGTGAAGATGTGTGCGTTGGCAAAGTTCATACCATTCTTTTGTAAGATATTTCATGAGTACTCTCTCCTATTTCAATTCTTCAGTTTGGCTTGGACGATCCAATGAACTGCATCTAAAATATCTTTTGCTATGTAATCAGGTTCCGTTTCCGCCCACTTGTTTCTATACGTTGTTAATGACGATTCTCCCCAGCCTGTTCTTACAAGAACCTTCTTGGCTCCTACTGCGTGAGCAGCAAGCATATCCGTATCGCCCACGTCGCCAATAACGATACATCTTGTTAGATCTAAATGATGTTGCTGTTGAGCCTCTAACAACATACCCGGTTTGGGTTTTCGGCAGCTGCATTCTTGTTCATGTGGGCAGATATAGGATTGATCGAATCCGTATTCACTAAATTGTTCTTCAAACTCTTGAATGGTTGCCTCTCCACGCGATATCCGATACTGATTCGTTATAGCAAATACCTTGATTCCATTTCTCTTCAGAAGCGTTATAGCTTCTTGTGCATTAGGGTATAACTCAAATTCTCTAGGGTGAATAAAGTGGCCTGTGCCACCGATGGTTCCATCTCTGTCCATAAAAACAGCTTGTATGTCCAAATTTGCTTTGATCATGGTTTATTCCTTTCTCCGTTAACTACCGCAATAAAATCATGTTATTTTTATAATAAATGTTATATAACTTCAGTCAATATCTTATTTTTCTTTATGGCGTTCATGCTGATTTTCCAAGGAATACAACGGAAGAAATCAAGGATGTAGAAACTGCTTCTTCAATAGAGCATAGATAACAGTATCCACAAACTGCTTCTTCCAATAATAATGTTCCTTTAGAATTCCTTCTTCTCTCAATCCAATGTTCTCAAGCAACTTTCTGGATCCCATATTCTTTGGCTCTACATAGGCTTCAATTCGGTTTAATGCAAGATGGCTAAATCCAAATTCAATGATCCGTTGGATCGCCTCGGTCATATACCCTTGTCCCCAATACTCAGGTGCATAGCCTATGTGAGCTTTATAATGATTTTTTGCCCAACCGTGAAATCCACATGTGCCAATCACCTTGTTCTCCGATTTCAAAGTAATTCCCCAGCGAATGGCCTGCTCTTGATCAAATCGATCACTCCATCTATGAATGAGTTCTTCCGCTTGTTCAACACTCGTAAAACTCTCCACATCATAAAACTTCGTCACTTCATCTGAAGAAAAATAATGAAATATATCTTTTGAATCTTCTTGTTTAATCTCTCTTAATACGAACCGAGCTGTCTCTAACACGGGAAAATGAGGCATATTATTCTCCTTTTATGGGCTGACCCAAATTCTTCAGAATGATCCTAACATCAAAATAGAGGCAGACTACGTGAAACACATTATTGTGGATATCTACTCTGGCTTAGCCTGTTGCACTCCTTTCTTCTTTTCTCTTGATTTAATTAACAACTCTTCGAGCTCTTTCCTTGTTTCATCATGCAGTATTATTTTGTTTGATTCCATCATTCTTTCTACAAGATTGCTTTCCTTAACTCTACGTCCCCATTTTCTTGAAAACGACCTCCAATCACATACCATTTCAATGAGGTACTTTCTTGGCATCGGCAATGCTTCTCTTTCGAAATGATTTACTACCCAGTACTCCCAATGATGCTTGTTATGATGTTGATGATGCAACCATGCATATCTCCATTTCTTTTCGATCTCTTCATTTTTTTGATTGGAAAAGAACTTGCGAGCATATGGTATGAATTCATATGGGGAAAATTTGGACATATCATGCTTCAATCCCTGATAATATAAGCCTTCTTTCCAGCATTCAATGAGGACATTTAATTTATGATCTACTACATATAGAAAATACCTCCAATAAGCTTTGAAAATATCCATCCACCTCTTTGCGAGCTAGTTTATCCCACTCCCATTCACACGTTGAATGAAGTTATACGATGGCGTGATTACCGTCGAAGTGCATTGTTAGTTAATTCATTTCTAATTGCTTACATTCTTTTTGTGAATTACAATCAATTATTAATGTAAAACAAAAGGAGAGAATTTCTTCTCTCCTTGCATTTTAGTAAGACAACCATCCATATGTTCGATAATCATGCGGTACTGGCCGAAAGAATTCTTCACGGTAAATGTTGTGCTTAAATTTCATTTTGAATCTTCTTTGAGTAAGTTTTCTAATAGACTTAACCTCATGATTATAATAATGCTTGGTTGTTCTGTGATTTCGATACTCATGAAGTTTCTTTATTCTTGGGTCGAAATCTCTTTTATTTCTTTTTTGTTTTTTCAGATACTTGTATTGTTGTTCCAATTCCCATGCTTTAATTTCATCGTTATAAACCAATAGGATCCCCGGCACTTACTTAAGATTTACCTGAGTATAAGGTATGAGTAGAGTTACCTAGAGGTCTACGACGTAAGGAGGTATCATATATATCCTTCTTCCCATAATTGATTGGTTCTATCTTACATGAAAGTGATTTATTTGAAAATATTTGTTTTGGTGAGATTTTAATCGTAAGTGCTATTGGTAATATCAGCACTGACTGTCTGTAAAATTGTTTTCTTCCTATCAACTGTCGATATGAAAAATTCCTGCTTGATTCCTTCTCGAAATATTTCTTTATATCTATGTCTACCCATCTGATCAAACCGCTCTTGAACTCGTGATACATGCTCTTTATCCAATTTAATCTTCGTTTCAATCTCTTCATATTGTTCAATCGTATCGTATTCCCACATAGCAAAAATCTCACTCGTTTCGTCATCGATAAAGGTATGCCATCTACCAATTAGTCTTGCTCCGTATTTCAGTTGCGAAGGTAGTAGGATTTCATTAAATAAAGCATTAAACTCTGTAACAAATGAAGATGCTAGAACATAGGTTTTTCTCCGATATATCATTTTCGCACCTCTCATGTAAATTTGTTGCTTGTTAACAGTTGTTAAGGACTTATCTATTCATATCCATCAATTCTTCTCTTGCTGCTATAAGCCAGGGATGTACTAATTTAAGCTTGGAACGTTGTTCCCATACATGGTTCAGATAGATGAGTATTCCATCATTGAGTTTGGATTCATTTACTTTATCTCGTATCTCTTGCAGGTAACTATGCTCTCCTGGTAAATTCCAAGATATTTTGTCTGAAATGAAAAGTACTTTATCCAGTAAACTTGATTGTGGTTTAAGCGTGGTATGACATTCGATTGCACTTAGTATTTCTTGATCGTTGATATGAAATATTTCTTTTGCCATAGCTCTAGATAACTTCTGGTGAATGATTCTATCATACTTATATTCTTCCTCCATGATTTCTATCGATAATGCTTTGGCCAGATTTAGCATTTCACTTACTGGAACCACATTACTAATATCGTGCAATAATCCTGCTTGTTCTGCATTTTCAGGGTCGGCTCCAAATAATCCGGCTACTCGCTTTGCTTCTGCGGCAACGTCTAATGTGTGTTTCAGGGTTTCTTGATCATTATGTGCTTCGAAGAATGAATGAATATTTTGACTTAAATCACTGGATAATTCCACATTCAATACATATGGCTTAAGAATTGGATTCATGTTTTGACCACCTATACGTTAATTTAGCTAACAGTCCCATTCCTACACGATTAGTGACATCTACCGATTCCAATCACTCCATAACATACTATATGTAACAATATTCTCATAATGATCATGAAGCCATTGCGCTTCTCTAGAAATCCCTTCATTGATGAAACCAACCCGTTCTGGTATCGATCTGCTTTTAAGGTTAGTTTCTGCACATTGTATAATTACACGATTTAATTTCATTTCATTGAATAAGACATCAAGTAGCCTTGTGATGCTTTTTGTAATAATCCCTTGACCTTCCGCTGACGCCGCTAAAAAATATCCAATACTAGTCACTTTATTTTTCCAATCCATATAATGTAAGGCGATCATTCCAACCAGTTTACCATCGAACCACAAGCCAGCATCAAAGCCATTCTGATCTTCATAATTTTGTTTCCACATCTCTATTACTGGATCTAAGTCTTCTGGGGATTGTCGCTTATCCACCCATAGCAACCATTCCCGAAGATGCATTCTGTTCTCATCAATTAATGTGTACAATTCATCTCTTTCTTGCGGTTGAATTAAATTGATTACTATCGATTTATTCACTTGAAATGGAAACAAATTAATCCCTCCATCAACATCAATCTAGGGTCCATCAACTCCAAATGTAATTTGTTCTGTGTTTCCCCGCCAGTGAACAAAAACACGCCTCAACCTGAGACTTCTCTTAATCTTAGGTTAGGCGTTTGTGGTTCAAAATTTATTTTATTCCATTTTTATACATATAGCAACCAAGAACTTGAACTCCTATATACGACTACTTGTAGCTGTTTAGATCCACCCAATCATTTCAACATGCCACAATCCGTTGCGAATATGTCCATTCAAAACTCTAGCTTCATCTGTATAGTTATTATCCTTTTTCCATCTTCTAATTTCGTTATTCTCATATCAATGGGTTTAAATCCATGCTTGTGATAGAATGCCAGTCCTCTTGAATTCGTACTATGACATGATAATAATAAATTCTTAACTCTATAAATCGATTTGGCCTTCATTATCATCGTCTCTAACAAATACGAAGAAGCACCTTGTCCTCTAAAACGCTTGGATACAATAACGTTGCCAAGCCAACATACATCGCCCTTACAATCATACAAATTGGCATAAGCTATAACTTGATTTGACTCTTTGTGAACTATAACGGTAGGTTCGTATCGATTCTCAAGAAGTTTCACTATCTGATCTGATGTTAGCGGATATTTAAATTGTGGACTAACATAGAACAATTCTTCATCTGACTGAGGGAAAGAGCTTATATCTTTTAAATCGTCATTTATTAAAGACCTATAGGAATAGATGAATTCCATCTCCTTTCTCGTTTTGAATAATTCCTGAGTCTTTGTTTACACATTTTTTTTAATATAACTCATCGAAATGAACTCTAATTCCCTCTCTTCATACTTGCTCATAAAATGTGTATCTTTCACAAACCCAATCCGTTCATACACCTTGATGGCTCTCTCATTAAATGCTGCAACGACTAATTGATACTCACGACCACTAAATTGATTGTTCAAAAAGGAAAGAACCTCTGTTAGAAACCCCTGTCCTCTGCCGTTTCCCGTCAAGTCAGGCCTCAAGCCTAAACCAATATCTAACTTACTTCGATCCGTATAGATACCAGCTGCATACCCGCCTGGGACCCGTGCTGATTCGCCTACGCATATAAAACCAATTAGATCATCGTACTCATTCAACGCGTAATAATATTCTCCATTCATCAACTCCAAAATGCTGTCCTCACTGCTATCCATGTCATACATTGAATACGGATATTCGTACTGCCACTTTGAAATCTGTAAGGCTCTATCCTTGGTCATGGGGTAAAAACGGTAACGTGACACTTTTCAACCTGCCTTCCTTTAGTAGATATTTAAATACAATTCTGAAAATTCACTTCAATTCCTTAGCAAATACCAATTCATCCTCCCGGTCATAACCTGCTTTTTCATATGTTTTTATCGCCTTAGCATTCTTATTTCCTGTCAAAATTTTGATGTGTTGCACTCCTGAATGATTAAAAATCCCTTCCAGTCGTTCAATCATCATTCCAGCCAATCCATTCCTGCGTGCAGATTCTTGTATGTACATTTCAGTGATCTCAGCCTGATGCTCTGCATAGCAAAACGATTTATAGATCTGTCCGCAAGCAAATCCAACGACTTGTTCTTCCATTACAGCTACTACAATCACTTCTCTTGCATTTAAAAGGTCATTTTCCACCTCTTCAAGGCTTCGACGAACTCCATTAAATTGATCATTCAATTCTATCAAAAATGGTACATCTTCCTTCACGGCTTCACGAACGAGCAAACTAGGAATGGCCAATGAAATACCTCCTTAATAGGACTAAAACTCCTATAATCATCTCAATCTGTACTTATCGTTATTAATAATTTCATGAACGATCTCAGGTAGCTGTTCTTCCGTATAATTGCTGGTATATAATTTATTCTCTTCTTTTAGATTGGAGTTGTTTTCAAATTCATTGAGCAGTGTTATGCTTCTTTCTTTCATTTGATTTCCAGCTGCTCTTAAACTGTCTCTATACATAATGGTTTGACGATCCACCATTAATACCACATAGACTATTCTCACATCATAATTTGCTAATTCTTTTATCAATCCATCGATGTCTTCTGGAAAAGCCACATAGTCAACAACTACATCATAACCATAATCTATTAAATTCGTTGTCAAAGAGGATATGTTTTTCCATGTTAAGTCGTTTGTTTCTTTGTCTAACCAGGGTTTACCCCGTCCTTTCACTGGGATACGACTAACCTCATCTCCAGAAATATACGCACTTTTATTTAAAGTTTGAACTAGCATTTTTGACGTTGTGGATTTCCCAACTCCTGCGGGTCCAGATATGATGTATAGACTTTTACTCATTTTGTAATCTCCCAATTTTTCAGCTTAATGTCTTTCGTTATTCTTTATCGCATTTACGATGTAGATCTCCCTTAGATGACACTTATCTTAGGGAGATCTACATGCCCACTTAATTAACTTCTCTTAATTAACTTCTCTAACAGCAACCTTTGAATTTTCGGATCATTAATCCATTCGTTTAGGTCAGAACACGAACGACTTCACCGTCAATTAACTCTTCACTTACTCTTTTAAATCCCAGAGATTCATATAAATGACCTGCAACAGCATTTTCAGCTCTATGTCCTATCATGATTTTCTGGCAGCTCGATGTTTCTCTCATTAATGCGATCAATTGTTTCATCGATTCTTTTCCATAACCTTTTCCCTGATATTGCCCATCAATCATTAGAGCTGGTATCCAGTAATTCCCTTCATGATCCGGTATCGTACAATACACAAGAAAACCAATGATAGTTGCACCGAAATATATCGCCATGGGTTGAAATTCAGGGACAAACTTGGATTCAGCAATCCAGTATACGACCGGAGCCGGGAATACTTGTTTTTGATCCTCTGCTACTTCCAATTGGGTACAACTATACCAGTTATCAACGGTTACAGACTTCAGACTAATTCCCATATTAGATTCCTCCTACACAATTTACGCAGAGGAACCACTTCATTATTCCCCTGTGTTAAATCCAAACACCTCTTAGATCTCTTTCCATGCTGCTCGAATTCATGTTTTTCATACCACATCACTCCTTTCAAATCATTTGACTATATATGATTAATTAAGAAATCCCTGACTTAGATCACAAGGAACATTCAAACACATGAAAATAGGTACCTTCCCCATATCCGTCCTTCACTTCATGCAAATGAATATGTTGAAAACCATTTGTCCTAAGAATGTCTTCAAACTCCTTCATATCATACAAACGAAGAGGGAAGTTCATAACCTCGGTCTTTTCGATTTTGTCGTCTTTGACTAACTCATATTTCAGCTCCGTTACGAGCATGGATTGCTCATTGTGATAATGAACTTTTTTGGATAAGACAATTAATTCATGGTTAACAACCTTTCGATCCGTTTCTTTCCATTCTGGAATCTCGTCCACGTCGTTCCCTTTTAACATAATCGTCAATAGAAGTTTCCCTTCAGCCTTAAGCTCAGATTGCAGATTGTCCAGGCTCTGGTTCACTAATTCACTGGGAAGCAGCGAGAACGATCCAAATGGAATCATAATTAAATCGAATTGGTCGGAGCTTACGAAATCTTCAATCTTTTGATAATATACATGAGGCTTCAGATTTAATCGCTCACCTTTTTCTCTACATACCTTAAGCATATCTTCGGATATATCGAATCCCTCTATATGTATTCCACGCTGCATAAAAGGGATCAGCATCCTACCATTTCCACACATGGGTTCAAGTACACGCATATCTGTTCTGTCAACAAACGAAAGGTAAAAATCAAGCTCTCTACCTTCCGCTAACGATTTATCACTTTCATAGATCTTCGTACAAAGTTCTCCATAATAACTGTTCACCAGTGTTCCTCCCTCATTAGCTCATCCATCGCCTGAACAGCCAGTTTCAATGCTTGG contains these protein-coding regions:
- a CDS encoding DUF4085 family protein; amino-acid sequence: MKYLTKEWYELCQRTHLHFGMRVHSGARQIDEELYLRLYKRKEKEHVKFQRDVYNVDPRFMLEQDGAVLVRAEKFISGDEVSEEDTMVYHMPTEEREHIEKLIADYDARPPFDELGSKQEFKSNLEWNCENKIVQLPKEIYDQIADIRVFALGYCTKEVMQQLKKQSKLNEAQMQMISKEYREAQLAEPIPEHIRNQIHFHDCTVTDLVSDSDLVIRFDTRGGFTNLNKITFIAPEIIKQEGNIVGRYWLYQELYCIENGYELHMLFDGEEMSELIIQCQDIVVEQE
- a CDS encoding HAD-IIIA family hydrolase, giving the protein MIKANLDIQAVFMDRDGTIGGTGHFIHPREFELYPNAQEAITLLKRNGIKVFAITNQYRISRGEATIQEFEEQFSEYGFDQSYICPHEQECSCRKPKPGMLLEAQQQHHLDLTRCIVIGDVGDTDMLAAHAVGAKKVLVRTGWGESSLTTYRNKWAETEPDYIAKDILDAVHWIVQAKLKN
- a CDS encoding GNAT family N-acetyltransferase, which translates into the protein MPHFPVLETARFVLREIKQEDSKDIFHYFSSDEVTKFYDVESFTSVEQAEELIHRWSDRFDQEQAIRWGITLKSENKVIGTCGFHGWAKNHYKAHIGYAPEYWGQGYMTEAIQRIIEFGFSHLALNRIEAYVEPKNMGSRKLLENIGLREEGILKEHYYWKKQFVDTVIYALLKKQFLHP
- a CDS encoding DUF5662 family protein — protein: MDIFKAYWRYFLYVVDHKLNVLIECWKEGLYYQGLKHDMSKFSPYEFIPYARKFFSNQKNEEIEKKWRYAWLHHQHHNKHHWEYWVVNHFEREALPMPRKYLIEMVCDWRSFSRKWGRRVKESNLVERMMESNKIILHDETRKELEELLIKSREKKKGVQQAKPE
- a CDS encoding NIPSNAP family protein, which encodes MIYRRKTYVLASSFVTEFNALFNEILLPSQLKYGARLIGRWHTFIDDETSEIFAMWEYDTIEQYEEIETKIKLDKEHVSRVQERFDQMGRHRYKEIFREGIKQEFFISTVDRKKTILQTVSADITNSTYD
- the yqeK gene encoding bis(5'-nucleosyl)-tetraphosphatase (symmetrical) YqeK, which gives rise to MNPILKPYVLNVELSSDLSQNIHSFFEAHNDQETLKHTLDVAAEAKRVAGLFGADPENAEQAGLLHDISNVVPVSEMLNLAKALSIEIMEEEYKYDRIIHQKLSRAMAKEIFHINDQEILSAIECHTTLKPQSSLLDKVLFISDKISWNLPGEHSYLQEIRDKVNESKLNDGILIYLNHVWEQRSKLKLVHPWLIAAREELMDMNR
- a CDS encoding GNAT family N-acetyltransferase, encoding MFPFQVNKSIVINLIQPQERDELYTLIDENRMHLREWLLWVDKRQSPEDLDPVIEMWKQNYEDQNGFDAGLWFDGKLVGMIALHYMDWKNKVTSIGYFLAASAEGQGIITKSITRLLDVLFNEMKLNRVIIQCAETNLKSRSIPERVGFINEGISREAQWLHDHYENIVTYSMLWSDWNR
- a CDS encoding GNAT family N-acetyltransferase, which encodes MEFIYSYRSLINDDLKDISSFPQSDEELFYVSPQFKYPLTSDQIVKLLENRYEPTVIVHKESNQVIAYANLYDCKGDVCWLGNVIVSKRFRGQGASSYLLETMIMKAKSIYRVKNLLLSCHSTNSRGLAFYHKHGFKPIDMRITKLEDGKRIITIQMKLEF
- a CDS encoding GNAT family N-acetyltransferase is translated as MSRYRFYPMTKDRALQISKWQYEYPYSMYDMDSSEDSILELMNGEYYYALNEYDDLIGFICVGESARVPGGYAAGIYTDRSKLDIGLGLRPDLTGNGRGQGFLTEVLSFLNNQFSGREYQLVVAAFNERAIKVYERIGFVKDTHFMSKYEERELEFISMSYIKKNV
- a CDS encoding GNAT family N-acetyltransferase; protein product: MAIPSLLVREAVKEDVPFLIELNDQFNGVRRSLEEVENDLLNAREVIVVAVMEEQVVGFACGQIYKSFCYAEHQAEITEMYIQESARRNGLAGMMIERLEGIFNHSGVQHIKILTGNKNAKAIKTYEKAGYDREDELVFAKELK
- a CDS encoding AAA family ATPase, whose product is MSKSLYIISGPAGVGKSTTSKMLVQTLNKSAYISGDEVSRIPVKGRGKPWLDKETNDLTWKNISSLTTNLIDYGYDVVVDYVAFPEDIDGLIKELANYDVRIVYVVLMVDRQTIMYRDSLRAAGNQMKERSITLLNEFENNSNLKEENKLYTSNYTEEQLPEIVHEIINNDKYRLR
- a CDS encoding GNAT family N-acetyltransferase; translated protein: MGISLKSVTVDNWYSCTQLEVAEDQKQVFPAPVVYWIAESKFVPEFQPMAIYFGATIIGFLVYCTIPDHEGNYWIPALMIDGQYQGKGYGKESMKQLIALMRETSSCQKIMIGHRAENAVAGHLYESLGFKRVSEELIDGEVVRVLT
- a CDS encoding class I SAM-dependent methyltransferase, encoding MNSYYGELCTKIYESDKSLAEGRELDFYLSFVDRTDMRVLEPMCGNGRMLIPFMQRGIHIEGFDISEDMLKVCREKGERLNLKPHVYYQKIEDFVSSDQFDLIMIPFGSFSLLPSELVNQSLDNLQSELKAEGKLLLTIMLKGNDVDEIPEWKETDRKVVNHELIVLSKKVHYHNEQSMLVTELKYELVKDDKIEKTEVMNFPLRLYDMKEFEDILRTNGFQHIHLHEVKDGYGEGTYFHVFECSL